One stretch of Geoalkalibacter ferrihydriticus DSM 17813 DNA includes these proteins:
- a CDS encoding AEC family transporter — MLLSCFIPREVSMLFVQVVLPVFLIVFSGFVLEKSSRLDFRTLTITSLYLLAPALVFSALMKRDFDLSLAGDLFLFMVLYTAILYALSRGLAALLGFDDESRGALLLTTVMMNVGNFGLPLTYFAFGEAALEISVLTFVLFNIPLGTLAIVIAQGSRSSLPTALGNMAKIPIFHAVILAFFFKWLGWHPPEFILRPLDLLGQAAIPLMLVMLGMQLARTQWQSRVGFFSLATAVRLGVAPILAWGLTAVLGIEGLTRAVLILQTSTPSAVLPLLYALRFGGRPDLVAGTILTTTLISAVTLTILLYLL, encoded by the coding sequence ATGCTACTCTCCTGCTTCATTCCGCGCGAGGTTTCCATGCTTTTCGTCCAGGTTGTCTTACCTGTTTTTCTGATTGTTTTCAGCGGCTTTGTTCTGGAAAAAAGCAGCCGCCTGGATTTTCGCACGCTCACCATCACCTCGCTCTACCTGCTTGCACCTGCCCTGGTATTCAGCGCCCTGATGAAAAGGGACTTCGACCTGAGCCTGGCGGGCGACCTGTTTCTCTTCATGGTGCTTTACACGGCGATCCTCTATGCCCTCTCCCGCGGGTTGGCCGCACTGCTCGGCTTTGATGACGAGAGTCGCGGCGCCCTACTGCTGACCACCGTCATGATGAATGTCGGCAACTTCGGTCTGCCCCTGACCTATTTCGCCTTTGGTGAGGCAGCGTTGGAAATCTCTGTGCTGACCTTCGTCCTTTTTAACATCCCTTTGGGAACTCTGGCCATCGTTATTGCCCAGGGATCCCGCAGCTCCCTGCCTACGGCCCTGGGCAACATGGCAAAAATCCCCATCTTTCATGCGGTCATTCTGGCCTTTTTCTTTAAATGGCTCGGCTGGCATCCCCCCGAATTCATTCTGCGCCCTCTCGATCTGCTCGGCCAGGCGGCGATTCCCCTCATGTTGGTCATGCTCGGCATGCAACTCGCGCGCACCCAATGGCAAAGCCGTGTCGGATTTTTCTCGCTGGCCACAGCGGTGCGGCTCGGTGTCGCTCCTATTCTGGCCTGGGGCCTGACTGCCGTCCTGGGGATAGAGGGCCTGACACGCGCGGTCCTCATCCTGCAAACCAGTACGCCTTCTGCGGTGTTGCCCCTGCTCTACGCATTGCGCTTCGGCGGACGTCCCGACCTGGTCGCCGGCACCATCCTCACCACGACTTTGATCAGCGCGGTGACGCTGACGATTTTGCTGTATTTACTCTAG
- a CDS encoding P-II family nitrogen regulator: MRKVEAIIKPFKLDEVKEALNEIGIQGLTVSEVKGFGRQKGHTELYRGAEYVVDFIPKIKMEIIVRDDLVSKVVDAIAEAARTGRIGDGKIFVTPVDEVVRIRTGETGDDAL, encoded by the coding sequence ATGAGAAAAGTTGAAGCAATCATCAAGCCCTTTAAACTCGATGAGGTCAAAGAGGCTCTCAACGAAATTGGGATCCAGGGCCTCACCGTCAGTGAGGTCAAGGGTTTCGGGCGCCAGAAAGGGCACACGGAACTTTATCGCGGTGCCGAGTATGTCGTTGATTTCATTCCGAAGATCAAGATGGAGATTATTGTTCGCGATGATCTGGTGTCGAAAGTGGTCGATGCCATCGCCGAGGCCGCCCGCACCGGGCGCATCGGTGACGGGAAAATTTTCGTCACTCCGGTTGATGAAGTGGTACGTATTCGTACCGGCGAAACCGGTGACGATGCCCTCTGA
- a CDS encoding ATP-binding protein: protein MKKNLTVLVVDDSPTQVAVLQDALEERGFSVQAAANGIEAIGKVYQNPPHLVLSDIIMPELNGYHLCRLLKNDPATAEIPVVLLTHLSEQHDRFWGQHAGADLYLEKSSPTDQIAEALEKLAQQSPLAKAPGFSPAVTGNPPREVIQAQVNAILDRLLYESTISNEVLKLTSLAHDVGALAQELLKFLSAICRHDAAGLLLRHSRKKQTLAFCLNAPMPSGFAAQAQEMMLARAGLEADSVARTQLLIFPEGQDSAPEDEEKGEIHVFHAAEVKSDGELLALICLFNRAPRRPSEGIVQALQLVAERFLIVARYLCKLAEIDEVKADFISMLVHDLRSPLTSIRGFSDVLAQGMLGPLNDEQAGALQNIQGGSDRLLSLIEDILHLSKLEAGKMQIHPGPFRFDTLARATFQDLAALFLEKDLQLDFSPDENLPVILGDEQQLQRVLANLLTNAAKFSRRGGRILITARLLEALPEGATSLQVEVADEGPGIAKNQQKELFGRYQQIRGDTPRSREGTGLGLAICKEIVHLHGGRIWVESPINAAGGSRFCFTIPQPRH, encoded by the coding sequence ATGAAAAAAAACCTCACTGTGCTGGTGGTGGATGACAGTCCGACCCAGGTAGCCGTCTTACAGGACGCCCTGGAAGAAAGGGGATTTTCGGTTCAGGCAGCTGCCAACGGCATCGAAGCGATCGGCAAAGTCTACCAAAATCCTCCCCACTTGGTTCTCAGCGATATCATTATGCCTGAACTCAACGGCTACCATTTATGCCGATTGCTCAAGAACGACCCCGCGACTGCCGAGATACCCGTCGTCCTTCTGACTCACCTCAGTGAACAACATGATCGTTTCTGGGGCCAGCATGCAGGAGCGGATCTCTATCTCGAAAAATCATCTCCCACAGATCAGATTGCCGAGGCTCTGGAGAAGCTGGCCCAACAAAGCCCCCTGGCCAAAGCCCCCGGGTTTTCTCCCGCCGTCACAGGCAACCCGCCGCGGGAGGTTATCCAGGCACAGGTCAATGCGATTCTTGATCGGCTGCTTTACGAGTCCACCATTTCCAACGAAGTCCTCAAGCTAACCAGTCTCGCCCATGATGTCGGCGCCCTGGCGCAGGAGCTACTGAAGTTTCTCAGTGCTATCTGCCGTCATGATGCTGCAGGCCTTTTGCTACGCCACAGTCGCAAGAAACAGACTTTGGCCTTTTGTCTCAATGCGCCCATGCCGAGCGGATTTGCCGCCCAGGCACAGGAGATGATGCTGGCTCGGGCAGGCCTTGAGGCCGACAGCGTGGCGCGTACACAGCTCTTGATTTTCCCCGAAGGGCAGGATTCTGCTCCTGAGGATGAGGAGAAGGGCGAAATCCATGTTTTTCATGCTGCTGAGGTCAAAAGCGACGGCGAGCTTTTGGCCCTGATCTGCCTTTTCAATCGCGCTCCTCGCCGCCCCAGTGAAGGCATTGTCCAGGCGCTGCAACTGGTGGCCGAACGCTTTTTGATCGTGGCGCGCTACCTATGTAAATTAGCCGAAATCGATGAAGTTAAAGCCGACTTCATATCCATGCTGGTTCATGACCTGCGCTCCCCCCTGACCAGCATTCGCGGTTTTTCCGACGTCCTGGCCCAGGGAATGCTCGGGCCGCTCAACGATGAACAAGCAGGTGCCCTGCAAAATATCCAAGGCGGCTCAGACCGCCTGCTGTCGCTGATCGAAGATATCCTGCATCTCTCAAAACTTGAAGCCGGAAAAATGCAGATTCACCCCGGCCCTTTTCGATTCGACACCCTGGCACGCGCTACTTTTCAGGATCTGGCCGCTCTGTTTCTTGAAAAAGACCTTCAGTTGGATTTTTCGCCCGACGAAAATTTACCCGTCATTCTCGGTGACGAGCAACAATTGCAGAGGGTTCTTGCCAACTTGTTGACGAATGCGGCGAAATTCAGTCGCCGCGGTGGACGGATTCTCATCACTGCGCGGCTGCTTGAGGCTTTGCCCGAAGGCGCGACTTCTTTGCAGGTCGAGGTTGCCGATGAAGGTCCGGGAATCGCCAAAAACCAACAGAAAGAACTCTTCGGCCGCTACCAGCAGATCCGCGGCGACACCCCACGCTCCCGCGAGGGAACCGGGTTGGGGCTAGCCATCTGCAAAGAAATCGTGCATTTGCACGGTGGCCGGATCTGGGTTGAGAGTCCCATCAATGCTGCAGGCGGTAGTCGCTTTTGTTTTACCATCCCCCAACCCCGGCATTGA
- a CDS encoding DUF3014 domain-containing protein, which yields MQKTLIALVVVVLVGVAGFFYWQGTRHRDPEPQPLVETPTQPLPTREEPAMRYPVPEVPPPVVEEATPEPVEPIRPLPTLNESDAEMQDHLASFFPGQELSELFVLNNIIQRITVTIDTLPQKDLPVRLLPTKPTPGSFMVEGPEGEQVISPQNQRRYGTFVRLVDAVDTRRAVAVYVRLYPLFQQAYRQLGHPTGYFNDRLVAVIDHLLATPQVTEPVRVAQHVVRYRFVDPELEALSAGQKLMIRIGPDNARIIKAKLREIREAVTNLPQ from the coding sequence ATGCAAAAAACATTGATCGCACTGGTCGTTGTGGTTCTCGTCGGAGTTGCCGGGTTTTTCTATTGGCAAGGCACCCGGCATCGTGATCCTGAGCCGCAACCCCTGGTGGAAACACCGACCCAGCCACTTCCAACGCGCGAAGAGCCCGCCATGCGTTATCCGGTTCCGGAAGTGCCTCCGCCGGTTGTGGAGGAGGCCACCCCGGAGCCCGTCGAACCCATTCGGCCGCTGCCCACCCTGAATGAAAGCGATGCGGAAATGCAGGACCACCTCGCCAGTTTTTTCCCCGGGCAGGAGTTGAGTGAGCTTTTTGTACTCAACAACATCATTCAGCGCATCACGGTTACAATCGATACTTTGCCGCAAAAAGATCTACCGGTGCGGCTTCTGCCCACCAAACCCACCCCCGGCTCTTTCATGGTCGAAGGCCCTGAAGGTGAGCAGGTCATCAGCCCCCAGAATCAGCGCCGCTACGGCACCTTCGTCAGACTTGTGGATGCCGTCGACACTCGCCGGGCGGTGGCCGTCTATGTGCGTCTCTATCCTTTGTTTCAGCAGGCGTACCGCCAATTGGGTCATCCCACGGGATATTTCAACGATCGACTGGTCGCGGTGATTGATCATCTACTGGCCACCCCCCAGGTCACCGAGCCTGTACGGGTCGCACAACACGTGGTCCGTTACCGCTTCGTCGACCCGGAACTCGAAGCACTCTCGGCGGGACAGAAGCTCATGATTCGCATCGGTCCGGACAACGCTCGGATCATCAAGGCAAAACTGCGTGAGATTCGCGAGGCGGTGACCAACCTGCCCCAATAA
- a CDS encoding O-acetylhomoserine aminocarboxypropyltransferase/cysteine synthase family protein, with protein MSEERKTGLGTKALHAGQVPDPTTGARAVPIYQTSSYAFSSSEHAANLFALKEMGNIYTRIMNPTSDVLERRLAELDGGVGALALASGSAAITLAVLNIARAGDNIVSTSYLYGGTYNLFRHTLARMGIQVKFVDSSNPQNIAEAIDADTKAVFLESIGNPKNNVDDFETIATLAHGQGVPVIVDNTVTTPMLFRPIEHGADIVCYSLTKFIGGHGTSIGGAVVDSGRFDWSSGRFAEFTTPDPSYHGLVYHEALGNLAYILKMRLTLLRDMGPCPSPFNSFLFLQGLETLHVRMPRHCENALGVARFLEQHPQVSWVNYPGLESHADYQRAQKYLPKGQGAILGFGIKGGAAAGAKFIDNVKLASHLANIGDAKTLVIHPASTTHQQLSAEAQTAAGVTPDFVRVSVGLEDLDDILADLDQALQAAK; from the coding sequence ATGAGTGAAGAAAGAAAAACCGGTCTCGGCACCAAGGCCCTGCATGCCGGCCAGGTCCCCGATCCCACAACTGGCGCCCGCGCCGTTCCCATCTACCAGACATCTTCCTACGCCTTCAGCTCCTCGGAACATGCGGCCAATCTTTTTGCCTTGAAGGAAATGGGCAACATCTACACCCGTATCATGAATCCGACCAGTGATGTGCTGGAAAGACGGCTGGCGGAACTCGATGGCGGGGTGGGCGCGCTGGCGCTGGCTTCGGGCTCGGCCGCCATCACCCTGGCGGTGCTCAATATCGCCCGCGCCGGGGACAATATCGTTTCCACCAGCTACCTCTACGGCGGCACCTACAACCTCTTCCGCCATACCCTGGCGCGCATGGGCATCCAAGTCAAGTTTGTCGATTCGTCCAACCCGCAAAACATCGCCGAGGCCATCGACGCCGACACCAAGGCCGTCTTTCTGGAAAGCATCGGCAACCCCAAAAACAACGTCGATGATTTCGAGACCATCGCCACCCTGGCCCATGGGCAAGGGGTCCCGGTTATCGTCGACAATACCGTGACCACGCCCATGCTCTTTCGCCCCATCGAGCACGGCGCCGATATCGTCTGCTACAGCCTGACCAAATTCATCGGCGGCCACGGCACCAGCATCGGCGGCGCGGTCGTCGACAGCGGTCGCTTCGACTGGTCGAGCGGCCGCTTTGCCGAATTCACCACGCCCGATCCCAGCTATCACGGTCTGGTCTATCATGAGGCGCTGGGCAACCTGGCCTACATCCTCAAAATGCGCCTCACCCTGCTGCGCGACATGGGGCCCTGCCCCTCACCTTTCAACAGCTTTCTCTTTTTACAGGGGCTTGAAACCCTGCATGTGCGCATGCCGCGCCACTGCGAGAACGCTCTGGGCGTCGCCCGCTTTCTTGAGCAGCATCCCCAGGTTTCCTGGGTTAATTATCCCGGGCTTGAAAGTCATGCGGACTACCAGCGCGCGCAAAAGTATCTGCCCAAGGGTCAGGGAGCGATTCTCGGCTTCGGCATCAAAGGCGGGGCCGCCGCCGGTGCAAAATTCATCGACAACGTCAAGCTGGCCAGTCATCTGGCCAACATCGGCGATGCCAAAACCCTGGTGATTCACCCGGCGTCCACAACCCACCAGCAGCTTTCCGCCGAGGCGCAGACTGCTGCCGGAGTGACGCCTGACTTCGTGCGGGTTTCAGTAGGCCTGGAAGATCTCGATGACATCCTTGCCGATCTCGACCAGGCGTTGCAGGCCGCAAAATAG
- a CDS encoding NFACT family protein — protein sequence MDILMIEAVTAELQEKLAGSRIDKIFQPEADILILRLWNGRENLRLLLSPAQRFPRLHLSEQSFPNPAAPPRFCQLLRARLSRLQRIALVPNERIVHLHCSGPGGEAYLLAVELVGRRSNLVLVDGDGFIVDLWKREKQESAARILLPGQPYQLPAPRLLTPLSEVHELPEDRGAPDEVARWLFRTLTPMSSFVAAELAAGLQQGRSLSKLVEEIIIRRGERDYAPTVGRLEGAPFISAFPVHFVELEDVRHFTSPSEAAEYYFQLAMGEAGELGEKRQLLQRVARQLARINARIEKIRQEERRLAEGEGLREKGELLLANLYRISAGMHQIQVEDYYRDPPQPLTINLDPRLSAAQNAEQYFRRYKKGRRGAGHIARRLQESQQERDWLESVQHALEQAQEAVDVTAVRHELEEAGLLASQGRLGKRPVTDPRSRVRSAVSPGGYRIFWGRNNRTNDYVTRELAAPQDWWFHAQGMPGCHLVLKVRNRGEEIPDEDMLFAAALAAGYSKGSAAGKVEVMVARAADVRKPKGAPAGLVSVQAFTTLRVEPKKMLE from the coding sequence ATGGACATTCTCATGATCGAAGCGGTGACTGCCGAACTTCAAGAAAAGCTGGCAGGCTCGCGCATCGACAAGATATTTCAACCCGAGGCCGATATCCTCATTCTGCGCCTGTGGAATGGCCGCGAAAACTTGCGTCTGCTGCTTTCTCCCGCGCAGCGCTTTCCTCGTCTGCACCTGAGCGAGCAGAGTTTTCCCAACCCGGCCGCACCGCCGCGCTTCTGCCAACTGCTGCGTGCGCGACTCAGCCGCCTTCAGCGCATCGCCCTTGTACCCAATGAGCGAATCGTGCATCTGCACTGTAGCGGACCCGGCGGCGAGGCCTATCTGCTGGCCGTTGAACTCGTGGGGCGGCGCTCCAATCTGGTGCTGGTTGACGGCGACGGTTTCATCGTCGATCTCTGGAAACGTGAAAAACAAGAGAGCGCAGCCCGCATTCTGCTGCCTGGGCAACCCTATCAACTTCCCGCCCCCCGGCTCCTGACGCCCCTCTCCGAGGTTCACGAATTACCGGAAGACCGAGGTGCGCCTGACGAGGTCGCGCGCTGGTTGTTTCGCACGCTGACGCCTATGTCGTCGTTTGTAGCGGCGGAACTTGCCGCCGGCTTGCAACAGGGTCGCTCATTGAGCAAGCTTGTTGAAGAAATCATTATTCGCCGCGGGGAGCGCGATTATGCCCCGACGGTCGGGCGCCTGGAAGGCGCGCCTTTTATCTCTGCCTTCCCGGTGCACTTCGTGGAGTTGGAGGATGTGCGCCACTTTACCTCCCCCTCGGAGGCGGCTGAGTATTATTTTCAATTGGCCATGGGGGAGGCCGGCGAGTTGGGCGAAAAACGGCAATTGCTGCAACGAGTGGCGCGGCAGTTGGCGCGGATCAATGCACGGATCGAGAAGATTCGCCAGGAAGAACGGCGACTTGCCGAGGGAGAAGGCTTGCGCGAAAAGGGGGAGTTGTTACTGGCCAACCTTTATCGCATTTCGGCGGGGATGCACCAGATCCAAGTGGAAGATTATTATCGTGATCCGCCACAACCCCTGACCATTAACCTTGATCCGCGCCTCAGCGCAGCCCAGAATGCCGAACAGTATTTTCGTCGTTATAAAAAAGGGCGGCGCGGCGCCGGGCATATTGCCCGGCGCCTGCAGGAATCGCAACAGGAGCGCGACTGGCTCGAGTCGGTGCAGCACGCTCTTGAACAGGCGCAGGAAGCTGTTGATGTGACCGCCGTTCGCCATGAACTCGAAGAGGCGGGCCTGCTTGCCTCGCAGGGGCGTCTCGGCAAACGCCCCGTCACTGATCCGCGCAGTCGGGTTCGTTCAGCCGTCAGTCCGGGCGGCTATCGCATTTTCTGGGGGCGCAACAATCGCACCAACGATTATGTGACACGCGAGCTGGCCGCCCCGCAAGATTGGTGGTTCCATGCCCAGGGCATGCCCGGTTGCCACCTGGTGCTCAAAGTGCGTAACCGGGGCGAAGAGATCCCCGACGAGGACATGCTCTTTGCGGCGGCGCTGGCGGCCGGCTATTCCAAAGGGTCTGCGGCAGGTAAAGTCGAGGTGATGGTGGCGCGTGCCGCCGACGTGCGCAAGCCCAAGGGAGCGCCGGCGGGGCTGGTGAGTGTGCAGGCGTTCACGACCCTACGGGTTGAACCGAAAAAAATGCTGGAATAG
- the lpxA gene encoding acyl-ACP--UDP-N-acetylglucosamine O-acyltransferase: MAVRIHPSAYVDPKAQLGDGVDIGPQAFVDADVVIGEGTHLMHGAHIARWTTLGKNNRIFPGAIIGQEPQDLGYKGEESYTLIGDGNVFREGVTVHRGNRPGTRTLVGDNNYFMVNSHIAHNCILGNHIILVNGALLAGHVEIDDRVIISGNCQVHQFVRIGAFAMMRGGSGAAKDVPPFCINDGLNWIRAINVVGLKRNGFTPERVRAIKEAFKIIFRSGVGLKVALEKVEQEVPMTEDVQAMLAFIRASARGIGNGRGSSRE; this comes from the coding sequence ATGGCGGTGAGAATTCATCCCAGTGCATATGTTGATCCGAAGGCTCAGTTGGGCGACGGAGTGGACATTGGCCCTCAGGCATTTGTCGATGCCGATGTGGTGATCGGTGAAGGCACGCACCTCATGCACGGCGCACACATCGCCCGCTGGACGACTCTGGGTAAAAACAATCGGATTTTTCCCGGTGCCATTATCGGCCAGGAGCCTCAGGATCTCGGTTACAAGGGTGAGGAAAGTTACACTCTTATCGGAGACGGAAACGTGTTTCGCGAAGGGGTCACGGTGCATCGCGGCAACCGCCCTGGTACCCGAACCCTGGTGGGCGACAATAATTATTTCATGGTCAACAGTCATATCGCCCACAACTGCATCCTCGGCAATCACATTATCCTGGTCAATGGCGCTCTGCTTGCGGGCCATGTGGAAATCGACGACCGAGTCATCATCTCGGGCAACTGCCAGGTTCATCAGTTCGTGCGCATCGGTGCATTTGCCATGATGCGCGGCGGTTCGGGAGCAGCCAAGGACGTCCCTCCTTTCTGTATAAACGACGGCCTCAACTGGATTCGCGCGATCAATGTGGTGGGCCTGAAACGCAACGGTTTCACTCCGGAAAGAGTCCGAGCGATCAAGGAGGCTTTTAAGATCATTTTTCGTTCGGGAGTTGGCCTGAAAGTGGCCTTGGAGAAGGTCGAGCAGGAGGTGCCGATGACGGAAGATGTACAGGCCATGCTGGCCTTTATCCGCGCCAGTGCGCGCGGCATCGGCAACGGACGTGGCTCAAGCAGGGAATGA
- the glnA gene encoding type I glutamate--ammonia ligase codes for MTPREVVEFAKENNCQMVDYKFLDFVGVWQHFTTPVSEFGEDIFEEGLGFDGSSIRGWQPIHNSDMLIMPDPATAKVDPFPEVSTLSLICNIIDPFTREGYSRDPRFIAQKAEAYLKSTGIGDTAFFGPEPEFFVFDDVRYASSANESFYCLDSVEGIWNTGREEFPNLGYKPRHKEGYFPCAPTDSLIDLRNEMVQVLQGVGVRVEAAHHEVATGGQCEIDMRFDSLVSMADTLQWFKYIIKNVAVRNGKTVTFMPKPLYGDNGSGMHCHQSIWKDGVNLFYGDGYGGLSKEALWYIGGIMKHAKALCAFTNPTTNSYKRLVPGFEAPVNLAYSNRNRSASLRIPATTNPKSKRVEYRTPDPSCNGYLTFAALLMAGLDGIENKIDPGDPLDKDIYGLSPEELKDIPAVATSLQDALESLRNDHEFLLKGDVFTEDVIDMWIDYKMNAEVNPVRMRPAPLEFALYYDC; via the coding sequence ATGACCCCAAGAGAAGTTGTCGAATTCGCCAAAGAAAATAATTGCCAGATGGTTGACTACAAATTCCTGGATTTCGTCGGTGTTTGGCAGCACTTCACCACCCCCGTCAGTGAATTTGGAGAAGACATCTTCGAGGAAGGTCTTGGGTTTGATGGTTCCTCTATTCGTGGCTGGCAGCCGATTCACAACAGCGACATGCTGATCATGCCCGATCCCGCCACCGCCAAGGTTGATCCTTTCCCGGAAGTTTCTACTCTGAGCCTGATCTGCAATATCATCGATCCCTTCACCCGCGAGGGGTATTCTCGGGATCCGCGTTTCATCGCGCAGAAGGCCGAAGCCTACCTGAAGTCTACCGGTATCGGCGACACCGCCTTTTTTGGTCCCGAGCCCGAGTTTTTCGTGTTTGACGATGTGCGCTACGCCTCAAGTGCCAATGAGTCCTTCTATTGCCTGGACTCGGTGGAAGGCATCTGGAACACCGGCCGTGAAGAGTTTCCCAACCTCGGCTACAAGCCGCGCCACAAGGAAGGTTATTTCCCCTGCGCGCCGACCGATTCCCTCATCGACCTGCGCAACGAGATGGTGCAGGTGCTGCAAGGCGTGGGCGTTCGCGTTGAAGCCGCTCATCACGAAGTCGCTACCGGTGGCCAGTGTGAAATCGACATGCGCTTCGACTCCCTGGTTTCCATGGCCGATACCCTTCAGTGGTTCAAGTATATTATTAAGAATGTTGCCGTACGTAATGGAAAAACCGTAACTTTTATGCCAAAGCCTCTGTATGGAGACAACGGTTCGGGCATGCATTGTCACCAGTCAATCTGGAAAGACGGCGTCAATCTCTTTTACGGCGACGGCTACGGCGGCCTCTCCAAGGAAGCCCTTTGGTACATCGGCGGTATCATGAAGCACGCCAAGGCGCTGTGTGCCTTCACCAACCCGACCACCAACTCTTACAAACGTTTGGTGCCCGGCTTTGAAGCGCCTGTCAACCTGGCCTACTCCAACCGCAACCGCTCGGCGTCGCTGCGTATTCCCGCAACGACCAACCCCAAGAGCAAACGCGTCGAGTACCGCACGCCCGATCCCTCGTGCAATGGCTACCTGACCTTTGCTGCGCTGCTCATGGCGGGTCTCGACGGTATCGAGAACAAGATCGATCCCGGCGATCCCCTCGACAAGGACATCTACGGCCTCAGCCCCGAAGAGCTCAAGGACATCCCCGCCGTTGCCACCTCCTTGCAGGATGCCCTCGAGTCCCTGCGCAATGACCACGAATTCCTTCTTAAGGGCGACGTGTTCACCGAGGACGTCATCGACATGTGGATTGACTACAAAATGAACGCCGAAGTCAACCCCGTGCGCATGCGTCCCGCGCCTCTGGAGTTCGCTCTGTATTACGACTGCTGA
- a CDS encoding DUF389 domain-containing protein has product MPGSLKLLFDPAREQEVHEKLAPLFEAQEVEILPFLLKALPEWGEDQRVVTYLSDEDMYELVPLAAERGWCLGLLPHPDMEHALAGYGIAKKLEDAVADILAEPKERRVDLLFCNGRPVFHSVVSGQVFGLRPAADVEGLSVRFSSFLKRLKGLGKLRPQLFQILTQQEKNLETAALGVVVVEHARNSVLSRSILPDTNINDGKLHALVLAPRSLMEMLRFLVNALFLGGRRGGRRAPFIGHIRTGWLKISSNQPLEYVQDGAWLSSQELVFEVSSRVLRLIPGRDLDIDEGDISDKEVFRIQALPVGEACKELMAKPLPIMSHAATEEFRDLYEHLWANARTTPHYLTLTVLAALLATVGLFADSSPVIIGAMILAPTMGPIISLSMAVARQDAALLGSSLRTLGLGIALALGFSAVVGWLMPLRVVTPEIAARLSPTLLDLGVAVISGIAGAYAHAREEVVKSLAGVAIAVALVPPLAVAGIGIGWMNWEVLWGALLLFLTNLSGIVLMGTLTFLVLGFAPFHRAKRGLLLSVLLVGLVCVPLAFGFVRMQQEQAIVRALEGMEVHNVVLRDVAVRRGEPIYLSMRLLSATSIDDVALDEIKAAIEERIGRSAVVEAAVGVRR; this is encoded by the coding sequence ATGCCCGGCTCATTGAAGCTTTTGTTTGACCCTGCCAGAGAGCAGGAAGTGCATGAAAAACTTGCTCCCCTATTTGAAGCCCAGGAGGTTGAAATCCTCCCTTTTCTGCTCAAGGCGCTTCCTGAGTGGGGCGAAGACCAGAGGGTCGTCACATATCTCAGCGACGAGGATATGTATGAGCTTGTGCCCCTGGCAGCCGAACGGGGCTGGTGCCTGGGCTTGCTTCCCCATCCGGACATGGAGCATGCCTTGGCCGGCTATGGCATTGCAAAGAAACTCGAAGATGCGGTTGCCGATATTCTGGCCGAGCCCAAGGAGCGGCGCGTTGACCTGTTGTTCTGCAATGGTCGTCCGGTATTCCACTCGGTGGTTTCCGGTCAGGTATTCGGTTTACGCCCAGCCGCCGATGTGGAGGGCCTGAGCGTGAGATTTTCCAGCTTTCTCAAACGCCTGAAGGGTCTTGGCAAGCTGCGCCCACAGCTTTTTCAGATACTGACTCAACAGGAAAAAAACCTCGAAACCGCGGCGCTGGGTGTCGTGGTGGTCGAGCATGCGCGCAACTCGGTACTCTCGCGCAGTATCCTACCTGACACCAACATCAATGACGGCAAGCTGCATGCCCTGGTGCTGGCGCCGCGCAGCTTGATGGAGATGCTGCGTTTTTTGGTCAACGCCTTGTTTTTGGGCGGTCGCCGAGGGGGGCGGCGGGCTCCTTTTATCGGCCATATTCGCACGGGATGGTTGAAAATATCCAGCAATCAGCCTTTGGAGTATGTCCAGGACGGCGCCTGGCTGAGCAGCCAGGAGTTGGTCTTCGAGGTATCCTCCCGAGTGCTGCGCCTGATCCCCGGCCGCGACCTGGATATTGATGAAGGAGACATCTCGGATAAAGAGGTTTTCCGGATTCAGGCTCTTCCGGTCGGTGAAGCCTGCAAAGAATTGATGGCCAAGCCGCTGCCAATCATGTCCCATGCGGCAACCGAAGAGTTCCGTGATCTCTATGAACACCTCTGGGCGAACGCGCGAACGACGCCCCATTATCTCACCCTGACGGTGCTTGCCGCCCTTTTGGCAACCGTCGGCCTGTTCGCCGATTCTTCGCCGGTTATTATCGGCGCGATGATTCTAGCCCCTACCATGGGTCCCATCATTTCTCTTTCCATGGCCGTCGCCCGTCAGGACGCGGCGCTTCTTGGCAGTAGCCTGCGCACCCTGGGGCTTGGGATTGCGCTGGCATTGGGCTTTTCTGCCGTGGTCGGATGGCTGATGCCGCTGCGCGTGGTAACACCGGAAATCGCGGCGCGCCTGAGCCCGACCTTGCTGGACCTGGGCGTTGCGGTCATTTCGGGGATCGCCGGTGCCTATGCCCATGCCCGGGAGGAAGTGGTCAAGAGCCTGGCGGGCGTGGCTATCGCCGTAGCCCTGGTGCCGCCCCTGGCGGTCGCGGGCATCGGCATCGGCTGGATGAATTGGGAGGTTCTCTGGGGAGCTCTGCTGCTGTTTCTGACCAATCTCTCCGGTATTGTGTTGATGGGCACTCTAACTTTTCTGGTGTTGGGCTTCGCTCCCTTTCACCGCGCCAAACGTGGATTACTGTTATCCGTGCTGCTGGTTGGCCTGGTGTGCGTGCCGCTGGCGTTTGGTTTTGTACGCATGCAGCAAGAGCAGGCCATCGTGCGCGCTCTGGAAGGCATGGAGGTGCATAATGTGGTCCTCCGTGATGTCGCGGTACGCAGGGGAGAGCCGATTTATCTATCCATGCGCCTGCTGTCGGCGACATCCATCGACGATGTGGCACTTGACGAGATAAAAGCGGCGATTGAAGAGCGAATTGGTCGTAGCGCGGTGGTGGAGGCGGCTGTCGGGGTCAGACGGTGA